From one Catenuloplanes nepalensis genomic stretch:
- a CDS encoding 3-dehydroquinate synthase II: MTQCWLDVRATGDLTKEICEEALHQGLDAIVSDDPDVLATLPPTVLRVLISDDTDQTADVIITTGEPPSTGPRWGRYVEVTGPETLAAACESAARDAYTLLRFADPTYIPLEIVLASAAGAAGTIVTVAADPQDAAVQDAVLEHGPHGVLLAPARVGDATRLRAAVRTPTPQLALVPLRVTAVTHVGSGERACVDTCTMLRPDEGILIGSRSRALVLCASETHPLPYMPTRPFRVNAGAIMSYTLVSGERTAYLSELRSGGRVLAVSADGRTRRVTVGRIKIETRPLLSVDAVAPGGEPVNLIVQDDWHVRVLGPGGAVLNSTALRPGDEILGHLPDADRHVGYPIDETCVEQ, translated from the coding sequence ATGACCCAGTGCTGGCTGGACGTCCGGGCGACCGGCGACCTGACCAAGGAGATCTGCGAGGAGGCGCTGCACCAGGGCCTGGACGCGATCGTCTCCGACGATCCGGACGTGCTGGCGACGCTGCCGCCGACCGTGCTGCGCGTCCTGATCAGCGACGACACCGACCAGACCGCGGACGTGATCATCACGACCGGGGAACCGCCGTCCACCGGGCCGAGATGGGGACGGTACGTCGAGGTCACCGGCCCGGAGACGCTCGCGGCGGCGTGCGAGAGCGCGGCCCGGGACGCCTACACGCTGCTGCGCTTCGCCGACCCGACCTACATCCCGCTGGAGATCGTGCTGGCCTCCGCGGCCGGTGCCGCCGGCACGATCGTGACGGTCGCGGCCGACCCGCAGGACGCGGCCGTGCAGGACGCGGTGCTGGAGCACGGCCCGCACGGCGTGCTGCTCGCGCCGGCCCGGGTCGGCGACGCGACCCGGCTGCGCGCCGCGGTCCGCACGCCCACACCGCAGCTGGCGCTGGTGCCGCTGCGGGTCACGGCCGTCACGCACGTCGGATCCGGCGAGCGCGCCTGCGTCGACACCTGCACGATGCTGCGGCCGGACGAGGGCATCCTGATCGGGTCGCGGTCGCGCGCGCTGGTGCTCTGCGCCAGCGAGACGCACCCGCTGCCGTACATGCCGACCCGGCCGTTCCGGGTGAACGCCGGCGCGATCATGTCGTACACGCTGGTCTCCGGCGAGCGGACCGCGTACCTGAGCGAGCTGCGGTCCGGCGGGCGAGTGCTGGCGGTGAGCGCGGACGGCCGGACCCGCCGGGTCACGGTGGGCCGCATCAAGATCGAGACCCGGCCACTGCTCTCCGTGGACGCGGTCGCGCCCGGCGGCGAACCGGTCAACCTGATCGTGCAGGACGACTGGCACGTGCGCGTGCTCGGCCCGGGCGGCGCGGTGCTCAACTCGACCGCGCTGCGCCCCGGCGACGAGATCCTCGGCCACCTGCCGGACGCGGACCGGCACGTCGGCTACCCGATCGACGAGACCTGCGTCGAGCAATGA
- a CDS encoding amidohydrolase family protein: MIIDFHARLTPGPGEPSALLAAMDRAGIGTAAVSAGGVVGIDRLARQLSQGGRSSARPDNEGVRRAAAASGGRLVPFYFADPRRGPDEYRRAAAGFRGLEISPAVHGFTLGEPGVAALARIAADVGHPVYVVCLGRPGARAEDLAALAVTRPATTFVFGHCGGNGLDTDGLHRLAALPNVLAETSGAYTAVARLAVRRLGADRVLFGTEYPLQDPRVEVAKLGALGLTAADRRAVAVENASRLLRLEELAHV; encoded by the coding sequence ATGATCATCGACTTCCACGCGCGCCTGACGCCCGGCCCCGGCGAGCCGTCCGCGCTGCTCGCGGCCATGGACCGAGCCGGCATCGGCACCGCCGCGGTCAGTGCCGGCGGCGTGGTCGGCATCGACCGGCTCGCCCGCCAGCTCAGCCAGGGCGGCCGATCCTCGGCGAGACCCGACAACGAGGGGGTACGCCGTGCGGCCGCCGCCTCCGGGGGCCGGCTGGTGCCGTTCTACTTCGCCGACCCGCGCCGCGGCCCGGACGAGTACCGCCGCGCCGCCGCCGGCTTCCGCGGACTGGAGATCTCCCCGGCCGTGCACGGGTTCACGCTCGGCGAGCCCGGCGTGGCCGCGCTCGCCCGGATCGCGGCCGACGTCGGGCACCCGGTCTACGTGGTCTGCCTGGGCCGGCCCGGCGCCCGTGCCGAGGACCTGGCCGCGCTGGCCGTCACCCGGCCGGCCACCACGTTCGTCTTCGGCCACTGCGGCGGCAACGGGCTGGACACGGACGGGCTGCACCGGCTCGCCGCACTGCCGAACGTGCTGGCCGAGACGTCCGGCGCGTACACCGCGGTGGCCCGGCTCGCGGTCCGCCGGCTCGGCGCGGACCGGGTGCTGTTCGGCACCGAATATCCACTGCAGGACCCGCGGGTGGAGGTGGCCAAGCTCGGCGCGCTCGGCCTGACCGCGGCGGACCGGCGCGCGGTGGCCGTGGAGAACGCGTCCCGGCTGCTCCGGCTCGAGGAGTTGGCCCATGTCTGA
- a CDS encoding phenylacetate--CoA ligase family protein: MSDRPEIGDWHDAAGLAAVQDARLPETLAAAARSPFYRARGGVPVDRAGLAAMPFTTKADLRDAYPFGLLAVDRRRLATYHESSGTTGTPTSSYYTERDWLDLAERYARKWVGIRDTDTFLVRTPYALMITGHLAQTAARMRGATVVPGDNRSTAMPYARVVRVLRDLRVTLTWSMPTDTLLWAAAAHAAGLDPARDFPALRAVFVGGEPLGAAKRARIAHTWNTTVVEEYGATECGSLAGECPAGRLHLWADRAIFEVRDPATGRTAPAGRGHLVVTPLYREAMPLLRYDTEDLVEVSADPCVCGWALPSVRVLGRGAAGHRVAGATVTQGDLEELVLTLPGVLFWRARALPDRLVVELEGDRDTADALTAATRDRFGVPADVTALPSGGLVPLDVLTAAPHVVKPRALFGPDEDWAKALSYY; this comes from the coding sequence ATGTCTGACCGTCCGGAGATCGGCGACTGGCACGACGCGGCCGGGCTGGCCGCGGTGCAGGACGCGCGCCTGCCGGAGACGCTCGCGGCGGCGGCCCGGTCGCCGTTCTACCGCGCGCGCGGCGGTGTGCCCGTGGACCGGGCCGGGCTGGCCGCGATGCCGTTCACCACCAAGGCGGACCTGCGCGACGCGTACCCGTTCGGGCTGCTCGCGGTGGACCGGCGGCGGCTGGCGACCTATCACGAATCGAGCGGCACCACCGGCACGCCCACGTCGTCGTACTACACCGAGCGGGACTGGCTGGACCTGGCGGAACGGTACGCGCGCAAGTGGGTCGGGATCCGGGACACGGACACGTTCCTGGTCCGCACGCCGTACGCGCTGATGATCACGGGGCATCTGGCCCAGACCGCGGCCCGCATGCGCGGCGCGACCGTGGTACCGGGCGACAACCGGTCGACCGCGATGCCGTACGCGCGAGTGGTCCGGGTCCTGCGCGACCTGCGCGTCACGCTCACCTGGTCGATGCCGACCGACACGCTGCTCTGGGCCGCCGCCGCGCACGCGGCCGGGCTGGACCCGGCCCGCGACTTCCCGGCGCTGCGCGCGGTCTTCGTCGGCGGCGAACCGCTCGGCGCGGCCAAGCGGGCCCGGATCGCGCACACCTGGAACACCACGGTCGTCGAGGAGTACGGCGCGACCGAGTGCGGCAGCCTGGCCGGCGAGTGCCCGGCCGGCCGCCTGCACCTGTGGGCGGACCGGGCGATCTTCGAGGTCCGCGATCCGGCCACCGGGCGCACCGCACCGGCCGGGCGCGGCCACCTGGTGGTGACGCCGCTCTACCGCGAGGCGATGCCGCTGCTCCGCTACGACACCGAGGACCTGGTCGAGGTGTCGGCGGACCCGTGCGTGTGCGGCTGGGCGCTGCCGTCCGTGCGGGTGCTGGGCCGTGGCGCGGCCGGGCACCGGGTCGCCGGCGCCACCGTAACCCAGGGCGACCTGGAGGAGCTGGTCCTCACGCTGCCCGGCGTGCTCTTCTGGCGGGCCCGCGCGCTGCCGGACCGGCTGGTCGTGGAGCTGGAGGGCGACCGGGACACCGCGGACGCGCTGACCGCCGCGACCCGGGACCGGTTCGGCGTGCCCGCGGACGTCACCGCGCTGCCGTCCGGCGGCCTGGTGCCGCTCGACGTGCTCACCGCCGCGCCGCATGTGGTCAAGCCGCGCGCGCTCTTCGGCCCGGACGAGGACTGGGCGAAGGCCCTGTCCTACTACTAG
- a CDS encoding FAD-dependent monooxygenase — protein sequence MQKPRIAVVGAGIGGLAAAAALARAGLRCDVFDRRDHPGLSGQGLGIQISPNGARALRDIGAVPHPDSAVRPDAVELRRWRDNSLIGRAPLHDAEARYGAPYYTLTRAELSGALLSAVDAGGGAGLFLGRRCVGAQVGRNGVRLHFADGGEHVADLVIGADGVHSALRGVLGGDGGLGPRFSGHVAYRAVIPADGLPAHLIRPHRVRVWLGPGRHCVAYPVRGGRMVNVVATAPSRSPEVPPERLLMGYAEWCGSVRALLSAAAGRGRVWPLHSGAPVPHRHRGGLVLLGDAAHPALPWMAQGASQALEDAVTLARCLGGPAPLERYDTLRGARAHRIATAVRAADAEHHLPDGLWQRRRDRRLATPPDRDWLYGYDPGAPS from the coding sequence ATGCAGAAACCGCGGATCGCCGTGGTCGGCGCCGGGATCGGCGGGCTGGCCGCGGCCGCCGCGCTGGCCCGCGCCGGGCTGCGCTGCGACGTCTTCGACCGCCGCGACCATCCCGGCCTGTCCGGCCAGGGCCTCGGCATCCAGATCTCACCGAACGGCGCCCGCGCGCTGCGCGACATCGGCGCGGTGCCGCACCCGGACAGCGCGGTCCGGCCGGACGCGGTCGAGCTGCGCCGCTGGCGGGACAACTCGCTGATCGGCCGCGCGCCGCTCCACGACGCGGAGGCCCGGTACGGCGCGCCCTACTACACGCTCACCCGCGCGGAGCTGTCCGGCGCGCTGCTGTCCGCGGTCGACGCGGGCGGCGGCGCCGGGCTGTTCCTCGGCCGTCGCTGCGTCGGCGCGCAGGTCGGCCGGAACGGTGTCCGGCTGCACTTCGCGGACGGCGGAGAGCACGTCGCGGACCTGGTCATCGGCGCGGACGGCGTGCACTCCGCGCTGCGCGGCGTGCTCGGCGGCGACGGCGGGCTCGGGCCGCGGTTCTCCGGGCACGTCGCCTACCGCGCCGTGATCCCGGCCGACGGCCTGCCGGCACACCTGATCCGGCCGCACCGGGTGCGCGTCTGGCTCGGGCCGGGCCGGCACTGCGTCGCCTACCCGGTGCGCGGCGGGCGGATGGTCAACGTCGTGGCCACGGCGCCGTCCCGCTCGCCAGAGGTCCCGCCGGAACGGCTGCTGATGGGGTACGCGGAGTGGTGCGGCTCGGTCCGCGCGCTGCTCTCCGCGGCCGCGGGCCGGGGCCGGGTGTGGCCGCTCCACTCGGGCGCGCCGGTACCGCACCGGCATCGGGGCGGGCTGGTGCTGCTCGGCGACGCCGCGCACCCGGCGCTGCCGTGGATGGCGCAGGGCGCGTCACAGGCGCTGGAGGACGCGGTCACGCTGGCCCGCTGCCTGGGCGGGCCGGCACCGCTGGAACGGTACGACACGCTGCGCGGCGCGCGTGCCCACCGGATCGCGACCGCGGTCCGCGCGGCCGACGCCGAGCACCACCTGCCGGACGGCCTGTGGCAGCGCCGCCGCGACCGCCGCCTGGCCACTCCCCCGGACCGCGACTGGCTCTACGGATACGACCCCGGAGCACCGTCGTGA
- a CDS encoding SDR family oxidoreductase has product MTGPLAGRIALVTGAAGGIGSAVVRALAADGATVIGADLCATPAGARDVPGCTDRHDMATGAGHRPDVRPLDVRDPVAVERLVAAVEATAGPIGILVNVAGVLRAGPVLQTSDADWAEVFAVNATGVFHVSRAVARRMAARGTGVIVTVGSNAAGVPRMHLAAYAAAKAAAAHFTRCLGLELAGNGVRCNVVAPGSTDTDMLRALGSAPADAIAGSAGTFRTGIPLGRVASPGDVADAVAYLVSDRARHVTMHDLYVDGGAALRA; this is encoded by the coding sequence GTGACCGGGCCGCTCGCCGGGCGGATCGCGCTGGTCACCGGCGCGGCCGGCGGAATCGGGTCGGCCGTGGTGCGGGCACTGGCCGCGGACGGCGCCACGGTCATCGGCGCCGATCTGTGCGCCACGCCGGCCGGCGCGCGTGACGTGCCGGGCTGCACCGATCGGCACGACATGGCGACCGGAGCCGGGCACCGGCCGGACGTCCGCCCGCTCGACGTCCGTGACCCGGTGGCCGTCGAGCGCCTGGTCGCTGCCGTGGAGGCGACGGCCGGCCCGATCGGCATCCTGGTCAACGTGGCCGGGGTGCTGCGCGCCGGGCCGGTGCTTCAGACCAGCGACGCGGACTGGGCCGAGGTCTTCGCGGTCAACGCGACCGGCGTCTTCCACGTCAGCCGCGCGGTCGCCCGCCGGATGGCCGCCCGCGGCACCGGCGTGATCGTCACGGTGGGCTCGAACGCGGCCGGCGTGCCCCGCATGCACCTGGCCGCCTACGCCGCCGCGAAGGCCGCGGCCGCGCACTTCACCCGCTGTCTCGGGCTTGAGCTGGCCGGGAACGGCGTGCGGTGCAACGTGGTCGCACCCGGCTCCACCGACACGGACATGCTGCGCGCGCTCGGCAGCGCACCGGCGGACGCGATCGCCGGGTCGGCCGGCACGTTCCGGACCGGCATCCCGCTCGGCCGGGTCGCGTCGCCGGGCGACGTCGCGGACGCGGTCGCCTACCTCGTCTCCGACCGGGCCCGGCACGTGACCATGCACGACCTCTACGTCGACGGCGGCGCCGCGCTGCGCGCCTGA
- a CDS encoding isochorismatase family protein, translating to MPVPAITPYPMPLDLDPPAGGPSWRPDPRRAALLIHDMQRYFTRALPAGTSPTTALLTNIARVRDAAGAHGMPVLYSAQPGGATRTERGLLHDLWGPGLRAVPEDRDIEPSLAPRAGDTVIHKTRWSAFHRTGLAAALARAGRDQLIVCGVFAHLGCLFTAADAFTHDVEPFLLTDAVADFTPDEHRAALTFAARRFAVVLDTATLLTRLHDQGVPDAARTAPGTP from the coding sequence ATGCCGGTTCCGGCGATCACGCCGTACCCGATGCCGCTCGATCTCGATCCTCCGGCCGGAGGGCCGTCCTGGCGGCCGGATCCGCGCCGCGCCGCGCTGCTCATCCACGACATGCAGCGGTACTTCACGCGCGCGCTGCCCGCCGGCACCTCACCCACCACCGCTCTGCTTACCAACATCGCGCGGGTACGGGACGCGGCCGGCGCGCACGGCATGCCGGTCCTCTACAGCGCGCAGCCCGGCGGCGCGACCCGCACGGAACGTGGCCTGCTGCACGACCTGTGGGGCCCCGGTCTGCGGGCGGTGCCGGAGGACCGGGACATCGAGCCGTCGCTCGCGCCGCGCGCCGGCGACACGGTGATCCACAAGACTCGGTGGAGCGCGTTCCACCGCACCGGCCTGGCCGCGGCGCTGGCGCGGGCCGGGCGCGACCAGCTGATCGTCTGCGGCGTGTTCGCGCACCTGGGCTGCCTGTTCACGGCCGCGGACGCGTTCACGCACGACGTCGAGCCGTTCCTGCTCACGGACGCGGTCGCGGACTTCACGCCGGACGAGCACCGAGCCGCGCTGACGTTCGCCGCTCGCCGCTTCGCCGTCGTGCTCGACACCGCCACGCTGCTCACCCGCCTCCATGATCAGGGCGTCCCCGATGCCGCTCGCACAGCACCGGGGACGCCCTGA
- a CDS encoding helix-turn-helix transcriptional regulator: protein MTGMFGREREHRVISALLRRGGEGPATVVIESPPGGGRTRLLEEIGAGARAAGRTVLRLPAGPVDVAALDRQLASAAARPAGDGPAPLLIDDPRWTEPDVAVALTGAYRTARVLPILARRTGTRLPGLDPLDLGRVRRVPLGPLGPDATAAVLAVLFGAEPDAALRDLAAVAGGLPGPLIELARGLRDEHLAVVENGRATLRDPRLPVAVQDRIGHRVGLLTPVARHLVQVATTLDEEFHLLEVAGLLGGPAAALLPAVDEAITAGLLSDRGERLSFAHALVRAEVTRTIPRAVRVALHNDAACIDRGAPGGFRTRAAIARGPRTAVADLHRDVVRSGQTRPPRFRSASLPGPAVSVLSERERGIALLVATGLTNAAIASKVELSPHTVNYHLRQIFRKLGIASRAELAALISGDDGPR from the coding sequence ATGACGGGAATGTTCGGCCGAGAACGCGAGCATCGCGTGATCTCGGCTCTGCTGCGCCGGGGCGGGGAGGGCCCGGCGACGGTGGTGATCGAGAGTCCGCCCGGCGGTGGCCGGACGCGGCTCCTGGAGGAGATAGGGGCCGGTGCGCGCGCGGCCGGCCGCACGGTGCTGCGGCTGCCGGCCGGCCCGGTCGACGTGGCCGCGCTGGACCGGCAGCTCGCCTCCGCGGCGGCCCGGCCCGCCGGTGACGGCCCGGCGCCGCTGCTGATCGACGATCCGCGATGGACCGAGCCGGACGTGGCGGTGGCGCTCACGGGCGCGTACCGCACCGCGCGGGTGCTGCCGATCCTGGCCCGCCGGACCGGCACCCGGCTGCCCGGGCTGGACCCGCTCGACCTGGGGCGGGTGCGGCGCGTACCGCTGGGCCCACTCGGTCCGGACGCGACGGCCGCGGTGCTGGCGGTGCTCTTCGGCGCCGAGCCGGACGCGGCGTTGCGGGACCTGGCCGCCGTGGCGGGCGGCCTGCCCGGACCGCTGATCGAGCTGGCCCGCGGCCTGCGGGACGAGCACCTGGCCGTGGTGGAGAACGGGCGCGCGACGCTGCGCGACCCGCGGCTCCCCGTGGCGGTCCAGGACCGGATAGGTCACCGGGTCGGCCTGCTCACGCCGGTGGCGCGGCATCTGGTGCAGGTCGCGACCACGCTCGACGAGGAGTTCCACCTGCTGGAGGTGGCCGGCCTGCTCGGCGGCCCGGCCGCGGCGCTGCTGCCGGCCGTCGACGAGGCGATCACCGCGGGGCTGCTGTCCGACCGGGGCGAGCGGCTGTCGTTCGCGCACGCCCTGGTCCGCGCGGAGGTGACGAGGACGATTCCCCGGGCGGTACGCGTGGCGCTGCACAACGACGCCGCGTGCATCGACCGGGGTGCGCCGGGCGGCTTCCGGACCCGGGCGGCGATCGCCCGCGGGCCCCGGACCGCGGTCGCCGACCTGCACCGGGACGTGGTGCGTTCGGGCCAGACCCGCCCGCCGCGGTTCCGGTCCGCGTCGCTGCCCGGCCCGGCCGTGTCCGTGCTGAGCGAGCGGGAGCGTGGGATCGCGCTGCTGGTCGCGACCGGTCTGACCAACGCGGCGATCGCCTCGAAGGTCGAGTTGTCCCCGCATACCGTCAACTATCACCTGCGCCAGATCTTCCGGAAGCTCGGCATCGCCTCCCGCGCCGAGCTGGCCGCGCTGATCTCCGGCGACGACGGCCCGCGCTGA
- a CDS encoding Crp/Fnr family transcriptional regulator: MDHDYPYPEWGPGTFLAQLGPELVAELLALGVRRRFEAGHVLIREGDRGTHVELLLLGFVKVTTLAGDADTLLSVRMPGDVLGETAVLTGAPRNATVTTCGRVISVVLAGPVFEGFLRRRPDAMRLVTASVVGQLQFANRRRTDFGAYPAHIRLARVLIEIADGCGRPRPDGSVEIGVTLSQPELATMIGIAQATVQKAMQELRGKGLIETGYRRLVVCDLPALRAMTNV, translated from the coding sequence GTGGACCATGACTATCCGTACCCGGAGTGGGGTCCCGGCACGTTCCTCGCCCAGCTGGGTCCGGAGCTGGTCGCGGAGTTGCTCGCGCTCGGCGTGCGCCGGCGCTTCGAGGCCGGTCATGTGCTCATCCGGGAGGGCGACCGCGGCACCCACGTGGAGCTGCTGCTGCTCGGCTTCGTCAAGGTGACCACGCTGGCCGGCGACGCGGACACGCTGCTGTCCGTCCGCATGCCCGGCGATGTGCTCGGCGAGACCGCGGTGCTGACCGGCGCGCCGCGCAACGCGACCGTGACCACGTGCGGCCGGGTGATCTCGGTGGTGCTGGCCGGTCCGGTGTTCGAGGGCTTCCTGCGCCGCCGGCCGGACGCGATGCGCCTGGTCACCGCGTCGGTCGTCGGGCAGTTGCAGTTCGCGAACCGGCGGCGGACCGACTTCGGGGCGTACCCGGCGCACATCCGGCTGGCCCGCGTGCTGATCGAGATCGCGGACGGCTGCGGGCGGCCCCGGCCGGACGGCAGCGTCGAGATCGGAGTGACGCTCAGCCAGCCCGAGCTGGCCACGATGATCGGCATCGCGCAGGCCACGGTGCAGAAGGCGATGCAGGAACTGCGCGGCAAAGGGCTGATCGAGACCGGGTACCGACGGTTGGTGGTCTGCGACCTTCCGGCGCTGCGCGCGATGACGAACGTCTGA
- a CDS encoding Pycsar system effector family protein produces MTRTMEPREVALTWRLHAGLESMAARADAKAGILLAHQGSAFVLGVTAQQMSGGWAMALALALVAAAMGTAIAVVLPVLRPRRPTATAEDIVYFGHLREWQPPSLAERIEGLSKEEEIAMVTRQLVTLSRINWRKHRLLQISLSLTVSAMSVGAVAVTLL; encoded by the coding sequence ATGACACGCACGATGGAGCCACGAGAGGTGGCGCTCACCTGGCGGCTGCACGCCGGGCTGGAATCGATGGCGGCGCGCGCGGATGCGAAGGCCGGCATCCTGCTGGCACATCAGGGCAGCGCGTTCGTGCTGGGTGTCACCGCGCAGCAGATGAGCGGCGGCTGGGCGATGGCACTGGCGCTGGCCCTGGTCGCGGCCGCGATGGGGACCGCGATCGCGGTGGTGCTGCCGGTGCTGCGGCCGCGCCGGCCGACCGCCACCGCGGAGGACATCGTCTACTTCGGTCATCTGCGGGAATGGCAACCGCCGTCGCTGGCCGAGCGGATCGAGGGGCTGAGCAAGGAGGAGGAGATCGCCATGGTTACCCGCCAGTTGGTTACACTGAGCCGGATCAACTGGCGCAAACACCGGCTGTTACAGATCTCCCTCAGCCTGACCGTTTCCGCGATGAGCGTCGGGGCCGTGGCCGTGACACTCCTCTAG
- a CDS encoding CATRA conflict system CASPASE/TPR repeat-associated protein produces MTSLVLHAFAPLDGPAAPLALHQLQTLWAACGDVLGMDARVPGSPLHIMPSDWRGGPRVAAIAARERRDAGYRSAGGGLRSPGGGLRSPGGGVRSPGGGFRPPGGGFRAILRRDRDVLVLSALLTGVDDTGVNDTGWVELDRWLDDAATGGVDALIGTVRVYQVLTANPSRPPDRAALPQFATHPGWRDDRVRFGDHACGWELSPRQDTRRERRLVIAGPDTSRSALTWGAGEDELPPLARYLRHAAVLRYLYRIWTGDQRRIGSMREPGTDPDRLAAEAARLSGMSGTATGALRELSEAATAARSRGDGGLDLITDDRQFGHWLTRQLDDASTALENLRRASGHPGAPHRPSAPAEDARPSAPADRPSTPADDARPPGDRPPPPAGSSADLLTTAPEPASEPPQPARPGSPQHALRMMFTVDAVAYSTNDADGRDLVQRRILHVVTEALAELHLALTDTDRQVAGDGMSVILPANIDLPRALAQLLHGTAVALRAERGRYAEPLRLRMGVSIGKIRPAVLGYSDFTIIETNRLVESTALRTVLEGDPSLLLAALISDRLYPFTVAEGHPRLAPADFTETPVMIKTYKARAWLWTPA; encoded by the coding sequence GTGACCTCGCTGGTCCTTCACGCCTTCGCGCCGCTCGACGGCCCGGCCGCGCCGCTCGCGCTGCACCAGCTCCAGACGCTCTGGGCCGCCTGCGGCGACGTGCTCGGCATGGACGCGCGGGTGCCCGGTTCCCCGTTGCACATCATGCCGAGCGACTGGCGGGGCGGCCCGCGCGTCGCCGCGATCGCGGCCCGGGAACGGCGCGACGCCGGCTACCGCTCGGCCGGCGGCGGCCTCCGCTCTCCCGGCGGCGGCCTCCGCTCTCCCGGCGGCGGCGTCCGCTCTCCCGGCGGCGGCTTTCGCCCTCCCGGCGGTGGCTTCCGGGCGATCCTGCGCCGCGACCGCGACGTGCTCGTCCTCTCCGCGCTGCTGACCGGCGTGGACGACACCGGCGTGAACGACACCGGCTGGGTCGAGTTGGACCGCTGGCTGGACGACGCCGCGACCGGCGGCGTCGACGCGCTGATCGGCACCGTCCGCGTCTACCAGGTGCTCACCGCGAACCCGTCCCGCCCGCCGGACCGGGCCGCGCTGCCCCAGTTCGCCACGCATCCCGGCTGGCGCGACGATCGCGTCCGGTTCGGCGACCACGCCTGCGGCTGGGAGCTGTCGCCCCGGCAGGACACCCGCCGCGAACGCCGGCTGGTCATCGCCGGGCCGGACACGAGCCGATCCGCACTGACCTGGGGCGCAGGCGAGGACGAGCTGCCGCCGCTGGCCCGCTACCTGCGGCACGCCGCGGTGCTGCGCTATCTCTACCGGATCTGGACCGGGGACCAGCGCCGGATCGGGTCGATGCGCGAGCCCGGCACCGACCCGGACCGGCTCGCGGCCGAGGCGGCCCGGCTGAGCGGGATGTCCGGGACCGCCACCGGCGCGCTGCGGGAGCTGTCGGAGGCGGCGACGGCGGCACGGTCCCGCGGCGACGGCGGCCTCGACCTGATCACCGACGACCGCCAGTTCGGCCACTGGCTGACCCGGCAGCTGGACGACGCCTCGACCGCGCTGGAGAACCTGCGGCGCGCATCCGGCCACCCCGGGGCCCCGCACCGGCCATCCGCACCGGCCGAGGACGCCCGCCCATCCGCACCGGCCGACCGGCCGTCCACACCGGCCGATGACGCTCGGCCGCCCGGCGATCGGCCGCCGCCGCCCGCCGGGTCGTCCGCCGATCTCCTCACCACCGCGCCGGAGCCGGCCTCCGAGCCACCGCAGCCGGCCAGGCCGGGGTCTCCACAGCACGCGCTGCGGATGATGTTCACCGTGGACGCGGTCGCCTACAGCACGAACGACGCGGACGGGCGGGACCTCGTGCAACGCCGCATCCTGCACGTGGTCACCGAGGCGCTGGCCGAGCTGCATCTCGCGCTGACCGACACGGACCGCCAGGTCGCCGGCGACGGGATGAGCGTGATCCTGCCCGCCAACATCGACCTGCCGCGCGCGCTGGCCCAGCTGCTGCACGGCACCGCGGTCGCGCTGCGGGCGGAACGCGGCCGCTACGCCGAGCCGCTTCGGCTGCGGATGGGCGTCTCGATCGGCAAGATCCGCCCGGCCGTGCTCGGCTACTCCGACTTCACCATCATCGAGACGAACCGGCTGGTCGAGAGCACCGCGCTGCGCACCGTGCTGGAGGGGGACCCGTCCCTGCTCCTCGCCGCGCTTATCTCCGACCGCCTCTACCCCTTCACGGTCGCGGAGGGCCACCCGCGCCTGGCCCCGGCCGACTTCACCGAGACCCCCGTCATGATCAAGACGTACAAGGCACGCGCCTGGCTCTGGACGCCGGCGTAG
- a CDS encoding DUF2306 domain-containing protein, with protein MTLVSLAIAGYFVGQYMTGSLDELAANEVGLATTYAPQPFWVHIVFYIHIVSAGLALVVGPFQFVKAIRRRFPVAHRWIGRTYVASIAFAAPSGLVMAFYSSAAFVGLFGFGTLAVLWGWTTWRGYRAIRARDIASHQAWMIRSFALTFAAPTLRLWFGLLIGVQLLMGRASEISVDEITGLAYAAVPFLCWMPNIVVAELMIRRRNLPGLRFSPSPTSRRAAAVAAAGA; from the coding sequence GTGACGCTGGTGTCACTGGCGATCGCGGGTTACTTCGTCGGGCAGTACATGACGGGGTCGCTGGACGAGCTGGCGGCGAACGAGGTCGGCCTCGCGACCACCTACGCGCCGCAGCCGTTCTGGGTCCACATCGTCTTCTACATCCACATCGTCTCCGCCGGGCTCGCGCTGGTGGTGGGGCCGTTCCAGTTCGTCAAGGCGATCCGCCGCCGCTTCCCGGTCGCGCACCGGTGGATCGGGCGCACCTACGTGGCCTCGATCGCGTTCGCCGCGCCGTCCGGGCTGGTGATGGCGTTCTACAGCTCGGCCGCGTTCGTCGGCCTCTTCGGGTTCGGCACGCTCGCGGTCCTCTGGGGGTGGACGACCTGGCGCGGATACCGCGCGATCCGGGCGCGGGACATCGCCAGCCACCAGGCGTGGATGATCCGCAGCTTCGCGCTGACCTTCGCCGCGCCCACGCTCCGGCTGTGGTTCGGCCTGCTGATCGGCGTCCAGCTGCTGATGGGCCGGGCGTCCGAGATCAGCGTGGACGAGATCACCGGCCTCGCGTACGCCGCGGTCCCGTTCCTCTGCTGGATGCCGAACATCGTGGTGGCCGAGCTGATGATCCGCCGACGCAACCTGCCGGGCCTTCGCTTCTCGCCGTCACCGACCTCCCGCCGGGCCGCCGCGGTGGCCGCCGCCGGCGCCTGA